The Drechmeria coniospora strain ARSEF 6962 chromosome 02, whole genome shotgun sequence genome has a segment encoding these proteins:
- a CDS encoding CbxX/CfqX, whose translation MTSIRVGGAQLNSLINGLENSLAQIQGPPGTGKSFLGALILSFIIGLTNHKVLVISYTNHALDQFLEDLLDIGLSENDMVRLGSKATERTKPLGLNNCTSSGDSYFDSSTRWLIGRLNRQKAEAATLLHDSLGGLSDSHINTRDILDYLELDHPDTSFWDAFQLSNEDEDFIVVGKAGKVLGPRDLYNRWMGGETLHGLGSLAAHVDDHCMFVWELPAESRRKLHARWTRKIAEDHIAGHMELAESHARHQTELNEAYNSRSQSILLGKRVIGCTTTGAAMNHAILRKVKPDVVLVEEAGEILEAHVVSALGPSVKQLILIGDHKQLRPKVGSYRLTVEMGEGFDLNVSLFERLIKHCHKFTSLTEQHRSHPDISHFTRLLAYPHLENSPETLKRDKVRGLQSRVIFAHHEKPEDMSEGPNADEGPRSGMSKRNTYEAEMVLKTVKYLGQQGYKSKDIVVITPYLGQLLLLKSTLSHEHDAVLNDLDSFELVICHELVEETCERGHKVTVTCSLTERECKRCLKEDENVRRRVLRDFELEQKRQKQQDSYALELQELDNEIDHHRRTIRLDTERQEQLEKLNQKKRQLESLEQRSCAPWNVNESKKKHTRSQVKGCTPPSAQLGSPANEEGQTDGFASAAREEWETHKSTNGDKNAALDELMGLIGLESIKEEFLSTKFNVDIKVRQNVPLKDERLGCCMLGNPGTGKTTVARIWARFLMTIGAIPGDVFEETTGAKLANGGVRDCQSLLEKLKADGGGVLFVDEAYQLSSGNSPGGTAVIDFLLGEIENLRGKVVFVFAGYEKEMEAFLAHNPGLPSRLPLLMKFDDYDDTELLRILHDRIVRKYSGRMTAEDGLDGLYMRIASRRLGRGRGKKGFGNARAMENVLAMIEKRQSKRLRAAQLNGEAQDEYRFGKEDIIGPEPSAAARRSEAWKRLNAMIGLEKVKEELRTLVESLSTNYQRELAEEPLIDFALNRVFIRPPGTGKTTVAKLYGQILAELGFLSNGDVVVKNPSDFVGSVLGQSETLTKGILSSTVGKVLVIDEAYSLYDGGSDGSTSNLYKSAIIDTLVAEVQNVPGEDRCVIMLGYEEQMDTMFRNVNPGLSRRFSVDSPFVFEDFDDKQLQLILDLKLKNSGFAAASKAKQVALGVLRRERNRPNFGNGGAVDNLLSRAKISFQERASKKKGTKNLLEAVDFDKYFDRAERTYTNVAKLFEGEVGREEIIAFLEELQERAMLLNEMKMDPGDEIPFSFLFRGPPGTGKTTTARKMGKVYYDMGLLATANVTECSATDLIGKFDGHTGPKVQQLLDRALGQVLFIDEAYRLAGGGFAQEAVDELVDSVTKPRYQGKLIIILAGYDEEINRLLSINPGMSSGFPESINFQPLRAEDCVKLLTSLLANKKEEMRLKSEKTLDVSCLEYPSESFGAAMVGEFESLAKVAGWGNARDVKQLAKVMFRRVKLSGTIATLEEEHVLGEMSAMLKDRTSREKSKVSSVSLRGPSQAALGRTPQLAGTTAATPAQADIEARPEANDAIVTTRPDPSDGDQSQVQGSCEEVRDAGVSDEIWNQLQLDRLEEQRLELEFEKLKKAQASAGAAARDRIVRQVLAEEEKRRREEANKARLQALGVCPVGYQWIKQQGGYRCAGGSHWMADDALGAMS comes from the exons CTTGACCATCCTGATACATCATTCTGGGACGCATTTCAGCTCTCAAATGAAGACGAAGATTTCATCGTTGTCGGAAAGGCTGGTAAAGTTCTCGGTCCCCGGGACTTGTACAACCGGTGGATGGGAGGCGAGACCCTCCACGGCCTGGGCTCCTTGGCAGCACATGTTGACGATCATTGTATGTTTGTATGGGAGCTTCCAGCCGAGTCCAGACGCAAGCTTCATGCGAGATGGACTAGAAAGATTGCGGAAGATCACATCGCCGGACACATGGAGCTTGCTGAATCGCATGCTCGACATCAAACCGAGCTAAATGAGGCGTACAACAGCAGAAGCCAGAGTATACTTCTTGGAAAGCGAGTGATTGGATGCACAACTACCGGAGCAGCCATGAACCATGCCATTCTCCGAAAGGTGAAGCCAGATGTTGTATTGGTCGAAGAGGCCGGAGAGATCTTGGAGGCCCATGTCGTTTCGGCTCTTGGTCCGTCGGTCAAACAGCTCATTCTCATCGGCGACCACAAGCAATTGCGTCCCAAGGTCGGAAGCTACAGATTGACGGTAGAAATGGGTGAGGGATTCGACCTGAACGTGTCTCTTTTCGAGCGATTGATCAAGCATTGTCATAAATTCACCAGCCTCACCGAGCAACATCGAAGTCATCCGGATATTTCACACTTCACGCGGCTGCTCGCGTATCCGCATCTTGAAAACAGCCCGGAGACTTTGAAAAGGGATAAAGTGCGAGGTTTGCAGAGCAGAGTGATTTTTGCGCATCACGAAAAGCCCGAGGACATGTCGGAGGGCCCGAATGCCGATGAAGGACCACGCTCCGGGATGAGTAAGAGAAATACATATGAGGCCGAGATGGTCCTCAAAACTGTCAAGTACCTGGGTCAGCAGGGATACAAGTCCAAGGATATTGTCGTCATCACTCCTTACCTGGGCCAGCTCTTGCTTTTGAAAAGCACGCTAAGCCATGAACACGATGCAGTTCTCAATGACCTTGACTCCTTCGAGCTT GTCATCTGCCACGAACTGGTCGAGGAGACTTGCGAAAGAGGTCACAAGGTAACTGTAACCTGCAGCTTGACTGAACGCGAATGCAAACGTTGCCTCAAGGAAGATGAGAATGTTCGTCGAAGAGTATTGCGAGACTTTGAGCTGGAACAAAAGAGACAGAAGCAGCAGGACTCATACGCCCTTGAGCTCCAGGAGCTGGATAATGAAATTGACCACCACAGAAGAACCATCAGGCTCGACACTGAGCGTCAAGAGCAGCTCGAGAAGCTCAATCAAAAGAAAAGACAACTTGAGAGTCTTGAGCAGAGGTCCTGTGCCCCTTGGAATGTAAATGAATCGAAAAAGAAACACACGAGAAGCCAGGTAAAGGGTTGCACACCGCCTTCCGCCCAACTTGGATCTCCGGCAAACGAGGAGGGACAAACCGACGGGTTCGCCAGTGCGGCTAGAGAGGAATGGGAGACGCACAAAAGTACCAACGGAGACAAAAATGCTGCGTTAGACGAGCTCATGGGCCTTATTGGCCTAGAGTCAATCAAGGAAGAGTTCCTCTCTACCAAGTTCAATGTCGACATCAAAGTTCGGCAGAACGTGCCTTTGAAGGACGAGAGGCTTGGCTGCTGCATGCTGGGAAACCCCGGTACAGGCAAGACAACTGTGGCTCGCATATGGGCACGGTTCCTCATGACTATTGGAGCAATCCCTGGCGACGTGTTTGAAGAAACGACTGGTGCCAAATtggccaacggcggcgtGCGCGATTGCCAATCACTACTTGAGAAGCTCAAGGCTGATGGAGGTGGGGTTCTCTTCGTTGACGAAGCGTATCAACTCTCGTCCGGAAACAGCCCAGGAGGCACCGCCGTCATTGATTTCCTCCTTGGTGAGATAGAGAACCTCCGCGGGAAAGTTGTATTTGTCTTTGCAGGTTACGAAAAGGAAATGGAAGCCTTTTTGGCGCACAACCCCGGATTACCCAGTCGGCTTCCGTTGCTGATGAAATTTGACGATTATGACGACACCGAACTGCTTCGCATTCTCCATGACCGAAtagtacgcaagtactctgGTCGGATGACAGCTGAAGACGGCCTAGACGGCCTGTACATGAGAATTGCTTCgcgtcgtcttggccgtgGGCGTGGTAAAAAAGGATTTGGAAACGCCCGAGCGATGGAGAACGTCCTTGCCATGATTGAGAAACGTCAGTCGAAACGATTGCGGGCTGCTCAGTTGAATGGCGAGGCCCAAGATGAATACCGGTTCGGCAAAGAAGACATCATTGGACCCGAGCCGTCAGCAGCGGCTCGACGCTCCGAAGCTTGGAAACGCCTGAATGCTATGATTGGTCTCGAAAAGGTCAAGGAAGAGTTGCGGACTCTTGTCGAGTCTCTGAGTACAAACTACCAGCGCGAGCTGGCTGAGGAGCCGTTGATCGACTTCGCACTGAACCGTGTCTTCATCAGACCACCAGGAACGGGCAAGACGACAGTTGCGAAGCTGTACGGACAGATTCTTGCCGAACTGGGGTTTTTGTCCAACGGAGACGTGGTGGTCAAGAACCCTTCGGATTTTGTAGGCTCCGTTCTGGGACAGTCGGAAACCCTGACGAAGGGGATTCTGTCCAGCACTGTCGGAAAGGTTCTTGTCATCGACGAGGCGTACAGTTTGTATGATGGAGGTAGTGATGGCTCAACTTCCAACCTATATAAATCGGCAATAATCGACACACTTGTCGCCGAAGTCCAAAACGTGCCTGGCGAAGATCGATGCGTCATCATGCTCGGGTATGAGGAGCAAATGGACACAATGTTCCGCAACGTGAATCCAGGACTGAGTCGACGATTTTCAGTCGACTCGCCCTTTGTCTTTGAGGACTTTGACGACAAACAGCTGCAACTTATACTGGACCTCAAGCTCAAGAACTCGGGATTTGCTGCCGCTAGTAAGGCCAAACAAGTCGCCTTGGGAGTCCTCCGTCGAGAACGGAACAGGCCCAACTTTGGCAACGGTGGCGCCGTAGACAACTTGCTGTCCAGGGCGAAAATAAGCTTCCAAGAACGCGCTTCGAAAAAAAAAGGGACCAAGAACCTGCTGGAAGCCGTGGACTTTGACAAGTATTTCGATCGAGCAGAGCGCACCTATACGAATGTCGCCAAGCTCTTCGAGGGCGAAGTAGGGCGTGAGGAGATCATCGCGTTCCTCGAGGAGCTCCAGGAGCGTGCAATGCTGCTGAACGAGATGAAAATGGATCCGGGAGATGAGATTCCGTTCAGCTTCCTCTTCCGTGGACCTCCGGGAAccggcaagacgacgacggcacgcaAGATGGGCAAGGTTTACTACGACATGGGATTGCTGGCCACGGCGAACGTGACGGAATGTTCAGCAACCGATTTGATTGGCAAATTCGACGGCCACACGGGACCTAAAGTACAGCAATTGCTCGACAGAGCTCTCGGACAGGTCCTGTTCATTGACGAAGCCTACCGTCTCGCCGGAGGCGGCTTCGCCCAGGAGGCGGTCGACGAGTTAGTAGACTCGGTCACAAAGCCAAGGTACCAAGGAAAACTCATCATCATACTGGCCGGATATGACGAAGAGATCAATCGACTCTTGTCCATCAATCCTGGAATGTCGAGTGGCTTCCCGGAGTCAATCAATTTCCAGCCTCTTCGCGCCGAAGACTGCGTCAAACTCCTCACCAGTCTGCTGGCCAACAAGAAGGAGGAAATGAGACTGAAGAGTGAAAAGACTCTTGACGTATCATGCTTGGAATACCCATCCGAGTCCTTTGGTGCTGCCATGGTAGGAGAATTCGAGTCTCTGGCCAAGGTGGCAGGCTGGGGCAATGCGAGAGATGTTAAGCAGCTGGCCAAAGTCATGTTTCGTCGAGTAAAGCTATCGGGTACCATCGCaacgctcgaggaggagcatgTGCTGGGAGAGATGAGCGCGATGCTCAAGGACAGGACTAGCCGAGAGAAGAGCAAGGTCTCCTCCGTTTCCTTGCGCGGTCCGTCCCAGGCGGCGCTCGGCCGGACGCCGCAGCTGGCGGGcaccacggcggcgacgccggcgcaaGCCGACATTGAGGCTCGCCCCGAAGCGAAtgacgccatcgtcaccactCGCCCGGATCCTTCCGATGGAGATCAGAGCCAGGTTCAGGGCTCATGCGAGGAAGTCCGTGATGCCGGCGTGAGTGATGAAATCTGGAACCAGCTTCAGCTGGATCGACTCGAGGAACAACGACTTGAGCTGGAGTTTGAGAAGCTCAAGAAGGCCcaggcgtcggccggcgcggcggctCGGGATAGAATTGTGCGCCAGGTGCTCgcagaggaggagaagcgaAGGAGAGAGGAGGCCAACAAGGCGCGGCTGCAAGCACTCGGTGTCTGCCCGGTGGGATATCAGTGGATCAAACAGCAAGGTGGTTATCGATGTGCGGGAGGTAGTCACTGGATGGCAGACGATGCCTTGGGTGCCATGAGCTGA